Below is a genomic region from Streptantibioticus cattleyicolor NRRL 8057 = DSM 46488.
CCCGGTGCGTCGCGCTGCCCGCGTCGCACCGCCTGGCCGGCCGTGCGGTGATCCCCTTCCGTGAGCTGTGGGACGAGCCGTTCGTGGCCGCCCCGGAGGAGACCGGCCGCTGGCGCGGCTACTGGCTGGCCGCCGACGAACGCGACGGCCGCCCCGTCACCGTCGGCGCCGTCACCGACCAGCCCGACGAATGGCTCAGCGCCATCGCCAACGGATACGGCATCGCCCTCGCCCCCGAGTCCGCCGCCCGCTTCTACGCCCGCCCCGGCATCGTCTACCGCCCGGTCACCGGCGTCACCCCCAGCCGGGTCGGCGTGGCCTGGTCCCCGGCGGACGACACCAACCCGGTGGTGCGCGATTTCGTCGGCTGCTGCCGCCGGTACGGGGGCGGTGGCGTAGCTTAGGCCGGGCGGGGACCGGCGAACGGCTGCCGCGTTACCACGGACGGGTGGGGCTGCCGCGTCCGGAACGCGGTGCCAACGGATACCGTCGGTACGCGGCGGGCGCGGAGGACGACGTACGACGCATCCGCGCGCTGCCGGCGGCCGGGCTCCCGACCCGGGTGATCCGCCAGGTGCTGCCGTGCACCACGGCCACCAGCGTGCTGCCCTGCCCCGGCGTGCTCGACGCGCTCCATGGTCAACTGCGGGCCCTGGACGAGCGTTCCGCGCGGATCGCGGAGGCCCGGGAGATCCTGCGCCGCACGATCAGAGCGGCGGAGTCCGGGGTGTGACCGGGGGCCGGGCCGTGGGTGGCCGGTTCTCCGCGTGGGCGGGCGGAGCGGGGTGCGGGTCGGTCGAACGGCCTCCCAACTTCTGCTTATGATCCGGGAATGCTGGACTCACGGCACCTTGCGACCTTCCACGAAGTGGTCCGCGTCGGTTCGTACTCGGCGGCGGCGCGGTCCCTCGGGTACACCCAGCCGGCGATCACCCAGCAGATGAAGGCGCTCGAACGGGCCGTCGGCGTACCGCTGTTCACCCGGGTCGGCCGGGGGCTGCGGCTGACCGAGGCGGGGGAGGCGCTCTCCCGGCACGCGGAGGTGATCCTGGGCGATCTGGCGGCGGCGCAGAAGCAGCTCGGCGCGCTGGCGGGCCTGCGTTCCGGACGGGTCCGGGTGTGCGCGTTCCCCAGCGCCAACGCCACCTTGGTGCCGGAGGCGATCGCCCGGCTGCTGGTGGACCATCCGGGGATCCGGGTGGAGCTGCTGGAGGACGAGCCGCCGGAGTCGGTGCACCGGCTGCTGCGCGGCGACTGCGACATCGCCCTGGGGTTCGGCTACCCGGGGCTGCGCACCGAGGTGCCCGACGAGGTGGTCGAGGTGCCGTTGATGGAGGATCTGCTCACCGTGCTGCTGCCGGTGGGCCATCCGCTGGCCCGGCGCCACGCGGTGCCGTTGCGCGAACTGGCCGGTGAGCGCTGGATCGCCGGGTGCCCGCGCTGCCGGGCCAACTTCCTGCACGTGTGCGCCGAGGAGAACTTCACCCCCGACATCGTCTTCACCACCGACGACAACCTCGCGGTACAGTCCCTGGTGACCGTCGGCGCGGGTATTGCGCTGATGCCCGCGCTCGTGCTCTCCTTCCTCTCCCACGCCAAGGTCACCGGGCGCGCGGTGGAGCCGCACGTCCGGCGCCGGGTCTGCGCCCAGGTGCTCCGCGAGCACCTGCGGATCCCGGCGACCGCGCTGGTGCTCGACGCCCTCAAGGAGGTCGCGGCGGCCCGGGACGGCTGCTGACGGCGTGTCGCGCGACCCATAACGGGCGGTTGGCGGGGGCCCAAGAATCCGTCGTTGGACGTGGCGGGCGGGGCGGGCCGACGGTGGCGTCATGACTACCTCCACCGCGTCCGGCGCGGTCGCCGCGAGGACCACCGAACGGATCGAGGCGCTGGTCGCCGGGGTCCGCGAGGTCGTCCGGCGCGGTCTGCCGCCGGAGTCCACCGCCCACCTGGTCGCGGAACTGCTCGCTCCGCTGCTCGGCCGGGCCGGGCTGCTCACCGCCGAACAGTGCGAGGGCGACCCGGAACGCTACCGGCAGCACGTGCTGCACAGCGAACCCGACGGCAGCTTCTCGCTGGTCGCGCTGGTGTGGCTGCCGGGGCAGAGCACCTCGGTGCACGACCACGTCTCGTGGTGCGTCACCGGGGTCCACGAGGGCCAGGAGCACGAGCGGCGCTACCGGCTGCTGACCGACGGGCGCACCTCGTGGCTGGCCCGGGCCGGTGACGTGGTCAACGGGGTCGGCGAGGTGGCCGCGTTCGCCCCGCCCGGCGACATCCACCGGGTACGCAACGGCGGCCCCGGCAAGGCGATCTCGCTGCACGTCTACGGCGCCGACGTGGCCCGGCTGGGCAGCAGCATCCGCCGGGTCTACCAGGTGCCGGAGGGTGAACGGTGACGCGGCCGCGGGAGATCGCCGTGGTGGGCGCGGGGGCGGCCGGGACGCTGACCGCGACCCGGTTGCTGCACCACGCGGCGCTGGAGGGGCACGACGACATCCGCGTCACCCTGATCGGCCCCGGCGCCGAGGGCCGCGGGCTGGCCTTCGGCACCCCGGCCGAGCACCATCTGCTCAACGTCCCGGCGCAGGGCATGAGCGCGCACCGGGACGACCCCGGCCACTTCGTGCGCTGGCTCGACGGCCGGGCCGGCCCGACCGACTTCGTACCGCGCGGGCTGTACGGGCGGTATCTCGGCGAGACGCTGGAGGCGGCGCGCGGCCTGCCCGGCGCGCCCGGCCTGCTGCGGGTTCCCGACCGGGTGACCGGCCTGGCGTACCGGCCGGGCGGCGCGGGGGCCCCGGTGACGCTGCGGCTGGACTCGGGGCGACGGATCGGCGCGGACGCCGTGGTGCTCGCGCTCGGGAACTTCGCGCCGGACCGCTCGTGGGCGCCGCCGCGGCTGCGGGACTGGCCCGGGTTCGTGGCCGACCCGTGGGCGCCGGGCGCGCTGGGCCGGGTGCCGGACGACGGTGACGTGCTGCTGGTCGGCACCGGACTGACCATGGTGGACGTGGCGTTGACGGTGCGCGGGCCCGGGCGGGTGGTGCACGCCGTCTCCCGCCACGGACTCGTTCCGCAGCCGCACGCCGACCACCCGGTGGCGCCGCACGCGGCACCGAGGCTGGACGCCGGGGCGGGGCTGACCGGGCTGCGCCGGGCGGTGCTGCGGCACGTGGCCGGGTGCCGTCGGGCGCACGGCGACTGGCGGTGCGGGGTGGACAGCCTGCGGCCGGTCACCTCGGCGTTGTGGCAGCAGTTGTCCGAGGCCGACCGGGCCCGGTTCCTCCGGGAGGACCTGCGGTTGTGGGAGACCCACCGGCACCGTGTGCCGCCGGTGAGCGCCCGGGCGCTGGCCGCCGCGGTGGACGCCGGGCTGGTCTCGGTGGGCGAGGGCACGATCACCGGGGCCGAGGTCGCCGGTGACGCGATCGAGGTGGCGCTGGCGGACGGCCGGCGGCTGCGGGTGCGTTCGGTGGTCAACTGCACCGGTGCGCAGGGCGACTTGACCCGGGTCGACGATCCGCTGGTGGTCGATCTGCTCGCCTCCGGGCTGGCCACCCCGGCGCCGCTCGGCGGCCTGGTGACCTCTCCCGGCGGCCGGGTGCACCCGGTGGCCCCGTTGTGGACCCTGGGCTCGCTGCGCCGTGGCGCCCTGCTGGAGACCACGGCGATCCCGGAGATCCGGTGCCAGGCCGACGACCTGGCGGGGTCGCTGCTGCGGGAGCGGGCGGCGGTGCCGGTGGCGTGAGGCGGGTACGGGTGGTGTTCCGGGGAGGTCCGGAACACCACCCGACCTGATGTTGTGTCAGTTCTGGTGGGCGCGCTTACGGCGGGTCAGGTAGACCGCACCGCCGCCGAGGACCACCAGGGCAGCGCCCGCCGAGGCGAGCACGGTGGTCTGCGTGGAGTCGCCACCGGTCTCGGCGAGGCTGCCCTTGGGGGTGGTGGAGACCGGGGAGACCACGGGCTTGCCCACCGGGGCGGCGGTGGAGCCGGTCACCGGGCTCACCGAGGGCGCCGGGACGCCGCCGGCCGGGACGGAGGCGCTCGGCTTGGCCGAGGGCGTGGTGGCCGGAGTCGACGGCTTGGCGCTCGGCGACGGCGAGGTGGAGGCGCTCGCCGAGGCGCTGGGCTTGCCGGACGGGGTGCCGGAGGGCGTCGGCGAGGCGCACGGGGCCGCGCCGTTCCAGGCGGTGATCAGGTCGTGCGGGAAGACACCGTCGGGGTAGTGCGGCAGCGGGTTCTGCACGCCGTCGAACTTCTTGCCGTTGTTGTACAGGTCGATCTGGCCGAAGCAGGAGACCGGGTAGGCGCTGACGTCCAGCGTCGCTTGCGTCTTCGCGCTGCTGAGGACGGTGGTGTCCCAGCCGAGGAACTTCTGCTCGCCGGAGGACTCCCAGGTGGCCCCCTGGGTGTTGTAGGCGGCCAGCGACACCGGGTACTGGCAGCCCTCGGTGACCTGGCCGGAAAGGCGTACCTGGAACGTCTTGGGGGCGGTGTCGCCGCCGACCCGGCCCTGGGTCGTCCAGGTCGCGCCGCCGTCGACCGAGTACTCGACGCCGACCTGACCGCACTCGCCGCCCGCGACCCGCTGCGCGGCCTGGGCCCCGGTCGTTCCCGCCACGGATATCGCGACCGCCAGGGCGCTCGCGCCGACGAGGCCGGACAGCTGTCTGCCGAAGGACAGTTGCACTGGGTTGTGCTCCCTGTTGCCTGGACGGCGAAGTGCGCGCGCGGGTACGGCGGGTGAGGGGATCCGTGTGGACGACGGCTCGACCCGCCCCGGCCGGCCTGCGAAGACTTCGCCGCCGAAACGTGATCCACGGCCCGTTGGCCGGGAAGGCGAGTATGAACCCGCCGGTCCGCATGTGTACAGGGCGAACGGTGCCGGGTTGGTGACGTGCGTTCACCTATGAGGTGAACTGTTCCGGAGAATTTGTGTCAGCGGTGTGGGGATGTGCCGGGGACTCGGCGAAGGCACCGGCGGCTGCCGCGCTTCTGGCCGCGCGGCCGGGCAGTCGCGGGTCGGGTGCCGTGCGGAGGAGCACCAGTTGGTGGCAGAGCGGTGCGGTGGCCGCGACGAGCAGGTGCCGGGCGTCGGTGCGCGGGGGCGGTTCGCCACGGTGGACGGCCCGGCCGACGATGACTTCGCAGCAGGCGTACCGGTCCTCCCAGAGCCGTTGTTGGGCCTGGGCGGCCTTCTCGGAGCGGAACGAGGCGGCGATCAGGGCTGCCATGACCGGTGGTTGCGCGGTCAGGGCCGCGAGGATCTCCTCGTT
It encodes:
- a CDS encoding LAETG motif-containing sortase-dependent surface protein, which produces MQLSFGRQLSGLVGASALAVAISVAGTTGAQAAQRVAGGECGQVGVEYSVDGGATWTTQGRVGGDTAPKTFQVRLSGQVTEGCQYPVSLAAYNTQGATWESSGEQKFLGWDTTVLSSAKTQATLDVSAYPVSCFGQIDLYNNGKKFDGVQNPLPHYPDGVFPHDLITAWNGAAPCASPTPSGTPSGKPSASASASTSPSPSAKPSTPATTPSAKPSASVPAGGVPAPSVSPVTGSTAAPVGKPVVSPVSTTPKGSLAETGGDSTQTTVLASAGAALVVLGGGAVYLTRRKRAHQN
- a CDS encoding cysteine dioxygenase family protein, encoding MTTSTASGAVAARTTERIEALVAGVREVVRRGLPPESTAHLVAELLAPLLGRAGLLTAEQCEGDPERYRQHVLHSEPDGSFSLVALVWLPGQSTSVHDHVSWCVTGVHEGQEHERRYRLLTDGRTSWLARAGDVVNGVGEVAAFAPPGDIHRVRNGGPGKAISLHVYGADVARLGSSIRRVYQVPEGER
- a CDS encoding LysR family transcriptional regulator, which produces MLDSRHLATFHEVVRVGSYSAAARSLGYTQPAITQQMKALERAVGVPLFTRVGRGLRLTEAGEALSRHAEVILGDLAAAQKQLGALAGLRSGRVRVCAFPSANATLVPEAIARLLVDHPGIRVELLEDEPPESVHRLLRGDCDIALGFGYPGLRTEVPDEVVEVPLMEDLLTVLLPVGHPLARRHAVPLRELAGERWIAGCPRCRANFLHVCAEENFTPDIVFTTDDNLAVQSLVTVGAGIALMPALVLSFLSHAKVTGRAVEPHVRRRVCAQVLREHLRIPATALVLDALKEVAAARDGC
- a CDS encoding MerR family transcriptional regulator, with protein sequence MGLPRPERGANGYRRYAAGAEDDVRRIRALPAAGLPTRVIRQVLPCTTATSVLPCPGVLDALHGQLRALDERSARIAEAREILRRTIRAAESGV
- a CDS encoding FAD/NAD(P)-binding protein; the protein is MTRPREIAVVGAGAAGTLTATRLLHHAALEGHDDIRVTLIGPGAEGRGLAFGTPAEHHLLNVPAQGMSAHRDDPGHFVRWLDGRAGPTDFVPRGLYGRYLGETLEAARGLPGAPGLLRVPDRVTGLAYRPGGAGAPVTLRLDSGRRIGADAVVLALGNFAPDRSWAPPRLRDWPGFVADPWAPGALGRVPDDGDVLLVGTGLTMVDVALTVRGPGRVVHAVSRHGLVPQPHADHPVAPHAAPRLDAGAGLTGLRRAVLRHVAGCRRAHGDWRCGVDSLRPVTSALWQQLSEADRARFLREDLRLWETHRHRVPPVSARALAAAVDAGLVSVGEGTITGAEVAGDAIEVALADGRRLRVRSVVNCTGAQGDLTRVDDPLVVDLLASGLATPAPLGGLVTSPGGRVHPVAPLWTLGSLRRGALLETTAIPEIRCQADDLAGSLLRERAAVPVA